TTTCGCTGTTGAAGACGGCGTCTAGGTCTTGGATGGAGTAGAATAGGGCGATTAGGTATATGAATGCTGTGGTGAAGGCTGTGAGCATCTGGAGCATGATGCCCTGGGGGACCTTGATTTCGGGGTTTGGGACTGTGGATGGAATCAATAGAATGCTTTTGAGGTGGACGGGAAAATGTACCTTCTTCGGATAAATGCGAGATACAATCGGGCACTCCGACTGCGAAGGCTGCATTTAGTAGTCCGGTCATGAAGCTGATGCCATCTGGCCATCGGCCGGTGTTGTGGAAGTTTGTCCACACTTCGGGACTACTTGCATGTTTCGTCGGCATCACTGCCAGGATGATGACTGTCACGATTAACCCACACATTGAAAGTAGCAGGGCAATTCGGTTTATCAGAGGGATGAACCGATTCCCTAAGCATACTATGCCGCAACAGATCCAATTGACTAGCTGGAAGACGATAAAAACCTGCCATGGTTGCCATTTCATGCCAGGACTCCGGAGCAGATGCATAGCCACGATCTCATTCCCCATCATTGAGCTGATAGACGAAGCGGAAAGAAGCCAGGCACAGGCATTGAGATAGCCGGTGAAGAACCCGACAATTCGTCCATGCTTTTGACTTAATACCGATGACCAGTAGTAGACTCCTCCAGCGGCTGGCATCGAGGAGGCGAGCTCGGATAGAGAAGCAGAGATCAGTGTGTAGAAGACGCTGACGAGAATAAGTCCATAGAGAACGGCCATTGGCCCTCCATTTTGCAGAGCTGCAACGATTGTACCACCTGTTGTGGCCCAAGAACTACGGTCGTCAGCTACTAGTATCTCTTCATGTGCTATTCATCATCACTTACTTGGCAATGATGATCCCTAAGCTAGTTAAACTGACGAGATCGAAGTTGCGGACTAGCTCCTGCTTGTGTCCCAGTGCTGACTCTAGTCGAGCTGTGTCCATTATGGGTTATAGCCAGAgaaattggaattggcgGAGTTCGTGACCGTCGAGATAACCACACTGCAGTGTATGACAAGAGATAAAAGGAAAGCTAGAGTAACAGTATCTTATTCTCCATAGCCATGCAAGGGTGCCATATGGTTACCACGTGAATAAGCGTGTCATATAGTTTCCGAGGCAGATTGGTCCAGAATAGGCAGttttgaagagaaagggatgtCCAATACGATGTGTAGACCCCAAGCTGATGCAAGGGACTCGAAGATTATAAATCGAGAAAAACCTTGACGTTTCGCCACAGAAATCTAGACATATATGCTTTAGGAATAATATAGGAGCTTCATCATGCACAAGGTAACTGCCTGGAAATATGTGCTATGGCACTACCACGGAGTATGTTCTATGTGCCGACCAACGCGCATATCTGACTCCCGGCTAATCGCTGTCTAATAAAGACCTAATGTTAAAGGTATATACAAAGTTGAAAATAGAGCTTTTAATAAGCCTTCCACAAGACATAGTAGGATTAAGGGGTCCCATCAGGCAGCACTTCCGTATACTGTCTTTCAATTTGGGCATCATGGACTGTGAAAGAAACTCCGTTTTCAAAACAAATTGTACTCAGTTCCTTTGTGATTTCGTATATCCAAGATACCAGCAGTGATGAAGGCTCTGGATATATCTTCAAGCATTCACTTCTTTCTTGAGATGATAAATTGGGGTTCTGAAAAGTCCCTTCAATACCCAGTTGTTTGAGCAGAGGGAATATGACATACGATGCCTGGACATGCGATGCCTTAACCAAACTGCACAACCCTGCCACTAATACCTCATGTTTACCCTCATCCCTACCCATATCAGCTATATAGAGAGATTCAAGGCACGGAGGTAAAATATCCACCAAAGGAGTGCGCAGCCTATCACCAACAAGGATATCCATACTTAGTCGAAGACGTTTCAACGCGGCATAGTCGCTCAACGACCCAAAGCTCTTGCTATCAATCGTACCAGAAGAGACTCCCCAAAAACGATCCACCGAGAGCTCTTCCAATGTGTCTTTCCTTGCACCGAGGGACTGGCTGAAAGCTTCAACGTCTAGCCTAGAACTGTCGTGGTGTGAATATTTGAATGATTTGAGGTTTTTGCACGGCGCAATGAGATCATGACAACCATTGGGCATACAGCTCTGTACTATCTCAAGGTGTTCGATCGGGGAGCTCTTCTCTGGTAGCTGGTCGGCCGGCACGAAGCCACCGATGACCATCTGCGCCTTTAAGACTTTCATTGATGGGAGTTGATAGAACGGCCTCAGTTTCCGTGAAGTGTTGCCCCTTCCACCCGACTGAATCAGTTTGATATGGACCTGGCGAAGACCTGTAAAGCCCGGTCTCCCATCAACAAAGGGCATTTTCCCAGCAACAATCGCCTTTAGCATTAGATCGACGCAATGCATCTTGTTTCCTACCCAGAAACATTCTAGTTCTTCGAGATTtggaagaaggtgaagaagcaACGCCATCCAATACTCCCCATTCTGATTCCCTTCTAATTGGGAGATCCAATGAGCTCTTTCGCTTTCAGAGTGACTGATTTCTCCTATCATGTCCTCCAAGGTCTTTCTTACGAGGCACCCTACCCAGCGCGTTGGCTCGGGCTTTCCGACTGTGAAGCAGCGCACATTCTTGGCCAGATAGCGGTACTTATTGAATGTCAAGGTCAATGGGATCAGATACTCTGGACTGCATCGAGGTAGTTCTATCGATGAGAGTAAGCGCGGGGACAACAGTTTGTAGAACCGTCGACATAATCTAGCTAGGTTCAATCGCTGTTGATAAGTTTCAAGATGATCAAAAATGACAAAAATAAGCTCAAGCGGCAAGGACAGTAACATATTGCAGTATAGAGCGAGTGCTGGATAGTGAGAAATTTGCGCATCATTCTGTGTGTTATAAAATGATATCCAAATTTCCACTCCACTTGTGAGTAATTAAACTAAATCGTGCAGATCGCTGATTGCAAGTCCCCACCTGCCTGTATTTAGATAAATCCACTCATTAGCCGACAGGAAAATGCTACCGACGAAATTGATTCATGTTCACAGTGTCGAGCATACAGAAGAATTTATCCTGTAACCTGGTCATCTCACGGCTGTGATCTCAGGACTCCACCGGGACAGCAACGTGTCAATTTGCAACAGAGGGAAACTTGTCAGAGCCCCTCCATCCTTAACGCGAATATTGGCACCTATCAGAATACCGCAACGTGCCTCACCGCTATTTGTTATCGTTGACAGGTAGAATCCGCGTGCCGGCTTGAAATATGCAAAGTCATCAATCCTCGGTCTTCGCGACGGTCCTGGGTTATGTTTCGTGATGAATTCATATCACCACCGTGTAGAGACTTCATGCAAGGCGACGCATTGTGACCAACGGCTGGCACTGTCCAGCCTGTCAATGTCTAGAACATCCTGAACTTACTGAAGGTCAGGAAATTGGACACTTCTCCGTGAAAGTCAGCCCATGCTTCGCTTAGGCAAACCTAACGGGTCGAGCAATGCAGATATAGTTCGCATGCAAGCCCTCGCTGCCTTCAGCATTCCAAGGAGCATAAGAATTACCCACGAATAATTTAACACCCCTTGTTTTAGAGACATTGGAGGGTACGTGGCAGATACATGCTGAGGCTGGACCTGTGGTCTATCTCAATCTCGGCACAAAATCTTATGGTAAATTTACGCAGGCCTGTTTCACTCCCAGGGTAAATACCGTTGCGCGGCACCTGTCAATTAATATGGACGACGTTCACTCGTGCCACTGTTGTGATATCCCTTGCATATCTCTCCATTCCCTTACTTCCACCACTTGGCACGATCAAGACACCCATGTGCCGGGGATCGCAAATGACTCCAGTAAAAATGCTCATAAGCGAGAAACATACTGCACTGTATCCAGGAAACAAGGAGATTTTGGTCCCTTTTGAACCTGCTAGTGTTGACATCTTTAAGTCCAATGAAGTCCATTGTATGTCCATGTATGCCAACCCGAATATGTCCTATCTCTTCATAGACAATACACACCTTAGTCCTACCTTAGAGAGGCGTTATAGGCTGTCAACAAGATGGGGAACGTGTCGCCCACTCCCCGTCAGCTTCTCACCGAGGGTTTGATTTTATGGAGTATTGGCGTTGTGCTGTTCATTGGTAGAATGTACGTACTACCAGTGCTATCAGCACGGAAATCAGCACATCTTACGCCGGTCATCTAGGATTTCTCGTTCCATTGCCGCTGGTTCGGTTAAGAGGTTGTCTTGTATGCTTTCGTTCTTTTTATATGCTATAAACTACGCTGACTGTGTGTGGATAGTTGACGACTATGTCATGACGGCAACTTTTGTGAGCTTCACTTGCATACTCTTGATAATGAGAATCTAATACTTCCGCATTCTAGATGATCTATACTAGCTTATTGATTCTAATCCAAGTGTCCTCGAGACATGGAACGAATCTCTTTCCCACGGAAGAGACGCAGCAAATCCTCTCAGATCCCCAGCAAGTCAGAGACCGAATATACGGAAGCAAGATTGTCATCGGCCTGGAACAATGTATGCTGTTCTCGACGTGGGGCGTTAAGATATGCATGTTGAGCTTGTTCTGGCGGTTGACTGCGAATATCCGCTTCCTACATCTCTACGTCAAGGCTATCGCCGTCTATGTCGCCGTTGGCTTCGTTGTGATCATGGTCACCTACTTCGGAGTGTACTGCAGGCCTTTCGAGCAGTACTGGCAACTTCCAGTGGAGAATATACAGTGTGCAACCTATCAACACTATTCCATTACTCAAGCTGTCTTTAATATCTCCTCCGACGCTGCCATGCTAGTTGTCCCCGTCCCACTACTCATGAAGACTCAGCTAAAAGCTAGGAGAAAGTTCATTCTGGTCTGTATCATGAGCCTGGGGGTATTCACCATCTTCGCTGCGATACTCAACAAGGTATATAACTTTTTAAGTCCTCTTACGACGATGTACCAGATATGGTACATCCGAGAAGCAAGCACGGCGATATATGTGGCAAACTTGATCTGCCTCTGGCCGCTCCTGCGCAAATTATTTGGCCTGAAGGCGTTCCAGTCCAATAGCAAGCATTACCGACATCATGGTGCTCATCTGATCAAGGAATCACCCGGCGCCTCGCAGTCTCCAGGGACTACAGTCAGCTCACAATCACGACCATCCTTCTCAATCCCACGTCTTCATTTGAGCAGGCTTGGAAGCGGGAGGACCGTCCAAAACGTTGTGCACAAAGGGTCTGACGAAATGCATCCGAGCCCGGAAGCAACGAACAAAATGTCGCTCACTCGCCTGGATACAAAGGAGGCCACTcatcaagagaaaaaaggccTTGGAGAGCCGGGCCCCACCACTCTGGAGACGCATGCCTCGTATGACCTTGAGGCCGGAGATATTGGGCATATCGATTACCACTCCAGCTTGAAGTTTGGGTAATGGCGCAGCTGACAAGGCCCCATACTCCTCAGTCCCACCAACAGGAATAAACGGCCAATATCTGACGCAACAACGGATCTCGTGCAATGCTTAGCAAAACCTGCATTGCCAGCTTTGACCTTATACCGAGCGGAAGACTCAAGACGTTGCGCATATTGACAATGCATCGATATCGTCTCAGATTGTCCTGGGAAAAACGTCACTTCTAAGCATTGCTGCCCTTGGCACGGCAAGAACGGGGAATATATGTGCAACCGTTTCCTCCCTATTACTTGCTTCATGATCACCGAAGCTCTTATTGCACAAAGGACAGCTTGCACGTCGCTTTGTGAGCCAGGGATCCACGCAAGAAGAGTGGAAAATGTGGCCGCATGTCAGAGGCCGAATATATGTTTCACCTTCAAAAGAATCCATGCAAATCGCACATAGGCATCCCGTCTCGCTGGCTGCATCATCAGTGTCGTGCTCACAAGCATTCCCTGAGCCGCGAACACGTTCCTGTGCCTTGTCTATTTGAGTGTCTGGAGCATTCTCAGCAGAGTTTGTCTTTTGGACATGGCCTTCAGGGACGGTAATTGCTATCTCCTTGTCTTCCAGACCATTTTTGGGGTCTTCTGACGCCGAACTAAGCGATCCAATAGTCTCTTTCGCTATACTCTCCTTTCTACTTCGACCTGCCCACCAGTCGCTGTACTTCATCAACGGGAATTGCTTGTCGACCTCGCCGCTTGAGATAACCGTAGATCCGCGTCGAAAGGGAACACTTTCAAGATCCAAGAAACCAGCATTCCGTCGGTCACGACGAAAATGGCGATACCTGAGAGCAATAACTAGCCTATTGAGCGGACGCCAAATCAACACAGGGATCTCGCGATCTACGATGAAGCAACATACCAAACACTGATCACGAGAAGACCGGCGCAGACAGGTGCGAGGTAACCGAGGGGAGCTGCGGGAGAGTGCTTGTCAGAATGATCTCCCATGGTAAATATGACGCGATCGTCATCAGTTGGACCACCAGAGCTACATCAATGAAATGGCTTAATACGCATGGGAATTTATTGTATCACCTGAAGGATAGACCTGTTTTCCTTATGGTCTTATAAGGTCTGGCAACTgtggagaaaaagcaaaatcaGACTTTTGAACGCTCTGCCGCATGAGGTAATGACATATGTATAATGGACAAAAGATACGAGCTGGTGGTGTGTCAATGGGCCAAGAACCAACCCCGCAGACTACCAGATCATGACTCGTGGTTCCGTGCCCTTTTAAGCTGCACAGCCATAAAGGACTGGGATGATCATTGGATTACGAGCTCCCTCCGGCTCCGGGTCCTTGGTCCGTCGGGCTGTCATGTGCCAGCTAGTTGTCCACATCCAGACTAGTCCTCGATGTAGCTTTCTTCATCTATCAACTTAGTCATGATCAATACTGGCTGGCTCGTCTTTTTACTTCATATGCTTAGAATGAAAGCAACCTTGTCGGTCATAAAGACTGAAAGATTATACGTAATGTTACATAGCCGCTACAGTCCTTAAAGATACACTTCAAATCTGATGGTTTTAATCTTTAGAATAGACAGCCCTAAAAAGTGTAGTGCAGTGATAACCACGCGTGCTTTCATGACGATCAAAAGTACAGAGTTTGTGTCTGGCCTTATACATAGATATTCTTTAGAGTACTCCCAAGGTCAGCACCGCCatcccctcctccacaccCTGCTGCTGGGGCTCAGTACTAGCAGCAGAGGTATCACGAGACCAACGCGAGCGCCGACGCGGAGCAGGGGGTGTGGGCAGCGCGGCAGTCTATACAATTAGTCTTTATTTTCAAACTGGTTGGGTGGGGGCTTACCAGATCACCGATAGCACACAGGCCTCTATTAAAGCTTCGCATTCTGGTGCGGCACTCGCAAACGGCGAGAGGCACCTGGGGCGGCGGCCTAGATAGTCAGTATCCATATCAAATATAACCCTGGTTGAATGACTAACCACGTGGCCCTAGAGAAATGTTAgtattatatatagtattaagCTCAACAAGCGGATCCCCATCACGGCCAGCAATTAGCGTTCTGACATCCAGCAAAGCCATCCATGAAACTACCAAGGCCACTCACCATTCCGCCTAAACCACGATGCCAGTCCGTCCGCCATTCGGCGGCGACATTCACTTTGACGATGCCCTTACTTATGGCGATAATAACACTATATATTTTAAGTATCAGTATTTGTCTGATATAGAACCCTAAAGTAGCAAAACactttgaggaagatgggAGGATCTTCAAGGCACAACTGCTATTTTGTTAAGAGAGCTTGGAAGAAACCACAGGAGAGGGGCCAACAACTCAAAGTCTAGCCCATCCAGCCAAGTGCTTCCAAATCAACGCAAGGCAAGAGGAGCTGTTACTTACCTTGACCATGGTGGCTACTGCCGGCTGGCAAGACGGACACTAAAACGCCATATGCTCATATGATATTGACATATCATAAATATCTCAAAGTCTACCGAAAGTGTCAGACAGGCCCGTAGGCCGCCCGACTGCCATGGGCGTTATCTACCCTAGATTCTGGCAGAGGTGGGACTGTAATCTGTATTACCATTGAGATTTAGACATCTTTGTCCAGATCTTCAAATATGTATACGTAAAGAGCAAGAATATGTTAGCCGGCCAGTCTATCGTTTACAGtagagatgaagaagaggtagTAAGGTATTATAGAGCTAGTAGGAAGAGATAAACCAAAGACGAGGAGGTGAATGGATATCTACATCTGTACTGGCTTGTTAAGTCACTTCTTCAGTCCCTGGTTAATCTACGGCATTGAACTATTCCCTAGATTCAGTGACTGCTCCAGTTCAATCTGAAATACTAGTCTTGTATTCTCCATGGCCAGTGAATCGGTGGATGTATATGCAGCCGGAGTGTGAGCGTATGATGTAGCGTGAGGAGCTTTGAACtggctcttctggatcaaggAATTGCACAAAAGCTCAAAATTGACATCAGACATATTTGCTGGGTGTcaaaataaaagaaacagaCGGAAAGGGCTATTCC
The sequence above is a segment of the Aspergillus oryzae RIB40 DNA, chromosome 3 genome. Coding sequences within it:
- a CDS encoding putative RING finger protein (predicted protein), with protein sequence MGDHSDKHSPAAPLGYLAPVCAGLLVISVWYRHFRRDRRNAGFLDLESVPFRRGSTVISSGEVDKQFPLMKYSDWWAGRSRKESIAKETIGSLSSASEDPKNGLEDKEIAITVPEGHVQKTNSAENAPDTQIDKAQERVRGSGNACEHDTDDAASETGCLCAICMDSFEGETYIRPLTCGHIFHSSCVDPWLTKRRASCPLCNKSFGDHEASNREETVAHIFPVLAVPRAAMLRSDVFPRTI
- a CDS encoding putative choline transport protein (amino acid transporters), giving the protein MKVLKAQMVIGGFVPADQLPEKSSPIEHLEIVQSSRLESALGHKQELVRNFDLVSLTSLGIIIANSWATTGGTIVAALQNGGPMAVLYGLILVSVFYTLISASLSELASSMPAAGGVYYWSSVLSQKHGRIVGFFTGYLNACAWLLSASSISSMMGNEIVAMHLLRSPGMKWQPWQVFIVFQLVNWICCGIVCLGNRFIPLINRIALLLSMCGLIVTVIILAVMPTKHASSPEVWTNFHNTGRWPDGISFMTGLLNAAFAVGVPDCISHLSEEVPNPEIKVPQGIMLQMLTAFTTAFIYLIALFYSIQDLDAVFNSEIAVFPTAEIYKQATGSRAGAIGLIAVLFLATFPTLIGTLVTGGRMWWSLARDNATPFASYFCEVHPKLNAPVRATVAVSTMVTCLGCIYVGSTTAFQALISSYIVLSTLSYLGAILPHVLTGRKNIVPGPFYLGQFGLVINAVAVVYIIVTVVFFCFPLVLPATARDMNYTSVIVVGLMAMTAVWWFFRGRRDYRGPQYSKDAALRLLSESDRPVEGKT
- a CDS encoding uncharacterized protein (predicted protein), translating into MLISEKHTALYPGNKEILVPFEPASVDIFKSNEVHCMSMYANPNMSYLFIDNTHLSPTLERRYRLSTRWGTCRPLPVSFSPRHGNQHILRRSSRISRSIAAGSVKRLSFDDYVMTATFMIYTSLLILIQVSSRHGTNLFPTEETQQILSDPQQVRDRIYGSKIVIGLEQCMLFSTWGVKICMLSLFWRLTANIRFLHLYVKAIAVYVAVGFVVIMVTYFGVYCRPFEQYWQLPVENIQCATYQHYSITQAVFNISSDAAMLVVPVPLLMKTQLKARRKFILVCIMSLGVFTIFAAILNKVYNFLSPLTTMYQIWYIREASTAIYVANLICLWPLLRKLFGLKAFQSNSKHYRHHGAHLIKESPGASQSPGTTVSSQSRPSFSIPRLHLSRLGSGRTVQNVVHKGSDEMHPSPEATNKMSLTRLDTKEATHQEKKGLGEPGPTTLETHASYDLEAGDIGHIDYHSSLKFG